TGAACATAAGATCAAGGGGGAATCAAGTAACCAAGTTCCTTTCAGTCAATGGCAAAAGCCAGTAAGCCACGTACAACTAAAGCTAAAATGTACTACAAAAACCAGATTCTTATTTGTGTGGTGGCAACACCATAGATATGCAAAATTCAACTATTTTAGACGTCTAAATATCCATTTATGGACTTCAATCTAGTTATTACAATTCAATAAGGGGAAGAATCATTCTGAACCATTGTTCAACCAATTGATAAGTGGCAGGAAACATGATACTCACACAGTCCATATATGTTCAACCAATTGATAAATAAGCATGCTAAAAGTTCATAACCAACACAAAGCAGAATTAATGAAAGTAGTCATTTTATTTGGTACAgaattcaatttcttttaattgtaaaagtttacaaaattattcCAACTCCAAAAAATTCATTATGTTTTTTTCTAACTTACCAATTCTAATTTCTTTGATTGCGTAAACATCATCGATTTGCATGTTTTTTGGTATGATTGCGAACTTacgttttttgaagaaaattctattttacagTAGCACTCCTTTGCCCCTACACTATTAATGATCTCACAGTTGCATTGTTTGCAGTATGGAGCCTCGGATTGATGAGGAGTTAGAGGTCTTGGACCCCGGTCCGCGTGAGAGGTCATTGTTGACACGACAGCCATATCATCGATCAGAGGCCATTTGGAATGGCGAGGTGAAATTTCTAGTTCTAACAACTGCTTTAATATTTACGTTGTCTTTGATTGTTAGTTAGCAAGTTCTTTCAATGTTGTATTTCTAGTTCTAACAACCGCTATCATTTTGATCGATTTTGTAGGACTCGGGCCCACTTACGTGCCGTGGTCGCACTAAGGAGATGGCAAACATTCAGATGCAAGATAATCGAGTCATTGATATTATCAAATTGCTAAGGCTAGAAGGATTGTTTAGAGCCCCTTCAAGAGAGATAGACAATTGCCTAATATCGGCCCTAGTTGAGCGATGGCGGCCGGAGACTCATTCTTTCCATCTTCCACATGGTGAGATGACAATCACCCTAGAAGATGTGGAGGTAATTTTTGGACTTCCGATAGACGGTGACGTCTTGGTTGGGCCGACTGCTGTGGTGGATGATGGGGGTTGGAGGCGATTGTGTACGGAGTTGCTGGGTTTTACTCCGCCGAATGACAATAAAACATTGGTGGGGCAAAGAATTCTCATCAGCCGACTTGTTGAGGCCGTTGCAGCGCCATTGCCTCATGACGCAACGGAGATGCAGATACACCGGTATGCCCGGTGCTATATGTTAGCGCTAATAGGGGACAAACTTTTCATGGACAAGTCAGGAGATAGGGTGCATTTGATGTTCCTGGACTTCATGCGTAACCTTCGTGATCCGCCACATTATAGTTGGGGTAGTGGTTGCCTGGCCTGGTTATATAGGGAGTTGTGTCGGGCAAGCGAGAAAGGGGCATCGCAGATTGGTGGGGCGTGCACCTTGGTCCAGTATTGGGCATGGGCAAGGTTGCCATTCTTGTGCCCGAGGATAGAGCCCCCACCTGGATGTGATTATGGCCCATGGCCATATGCTCCACTTGCATTTAAGTAAGTCTTTTCTTCATACCAAGTGTCTTCTGCAATGTACATTTTTGTGTAACTAAATTGTATTATTGTTCTTATGTTTTTTGCTTGCTTGTAATTgtaggtgggtgcgggtgccaAGCTCGAAGAGTAGACCATCCGGCATGGCCTTGGTCCACTATCGCGAGCTATTAGTTACAATGCAACCAGAGCAGgtaataatattcaaaaaatttgtttggttaTGATCATTTTCGTTAATAATATGATTGCTTCATCCTTTAACATatcttttgttataattttagtttttttaccctttatatatgtattttccCTTGTTTCATATTTGAAGATgctatgataattgttttttttttttctatcgtAGATTGTGTGGCAGCCATACGAGGCACACTTCAGCCACCTTCCTGAGTTCTGCGTTGCAGGGAGGGATATGTGGACAGCAAGGGTGCCGCTTCTGTGTTTTTGCATAGTAGAGAGACACCACCCAGACCGTGTCCTTCGACAGTTTGGCTTGGCGCAGGAGCGGCCTGACCATGTTGTCTACGATGATAGGCTGCATAAAATCGACTTACGTGGGAAGGTGGAAAGGAATTGGAGGGAGGAGCATGGACCGTATATCATTTCTTGGGAAATGAGACGACAACAAGTTTGTCGTGCACCTCCTCAGATTGGTGAGATGCCCCGCAATCATGCCTATTACGTCTGGTACCGTCCGGTCACTCGAAAGTATGTCGACCGCAACAGCGCTAAATTAGATATTATGGTAATGTGTTCTACTTACATTTGATTGCCTACTTCGTTTTACTTGAGTACATGTATGAACATAAAATCAATTTCTATGAATTTCTCAGCAAATCTGGTTTGCTTTGACTGACATGTAATGAAATAGTTTTTGATACATATAGTATTCTAATAGAACTGTTAGTTTTGAGTAGATTCATAAGTCTTATattattcattcattaattGATACATAAATGATGTTGGTTCTTTCTCCGTTTCAGATTCAAAGCCATTTAGCGCTGTTGGCGATGCTTCCTGAAGGCAGCCAAGCTCACAACCATGTCCGGCGTATCCTAAATAATGTGGCTGGCCTTGGTGGTGGTCCTGCAGTAAATGAGCATGCAAACAATGGGGATGAGACTGAACTAGCAGCTGCTGCAACCCCAAGCACAAGTGCAGCACCCGTAAGTACACCGACCCGTGGTCATCGTGCTACTACAAGCCCAAGCACAAGCGCAGCTAGGGGTCGTCTTCGGCCTGCTACAGCAACCCCAAGCACAAGTGCAGTTAGGGGCCGTGGTCGGCGTGCAACAACCCCTCGGGTTGTAACTACTCTTGAGATGCCTCCACCCATCCCGCAAGCATCTCCTCAGCATGAGATCCCTTCACCCATCCCATATGCATCTCCTCAGCCCGAGGTCCCTTCACCCAGCCCACCTTCGCAGCCCAATTTCGATGTCAGTATTGACCAAAATGTGACCCCTCCTATACTCCCCGAGACACCCTCATACCCACACACTGGCTCTAGTGCACCCACTCCTGGCCTCTACATAGAGCAGGATTACCCACCTACCACATCCTCATCTGACCCTCTAGGATCTCCGGTTGGGATTGACACTGTAGAGCCACATATTGATGTACCGGACCTTAATCCCCCTCATCAGGCCTCACCCCCACGAGGTAGACCGCAACACAGTAGAAGAGCACCCACGTGTGGGACAGGTGGACACAAAATAGGACACCGAGGCCCCGCTATGGTATGATAACTTTAATTtgaatgtaataatatattttctactTCACTTTACTCTTACCATTATGGAGAATATTGATTGCATGCATGTAATGGAATTTGCAGCACGATGATGACCCTAAGGTTGATGCCCCGCAGCCTCCTCCCCCACACAAACATTACACGAGggctaaaaaacacaaaattggtGAACCTTGAGTAAGTGCCTTGAAAATTATGTTTCATACTTTACATATTAGAAACTTTAGGATTTTAATTGACTTTCAATACATTACCATTGTAGTAAATGTTATTTTCCCTCATTTGATGATGTATGCAAATTTCTATTTATGTGTTATTCCAGGGTGGAAGTTACatttttgagtttgaaaatttcttAGATCTTCAAGTTTGTCGAGAGTTTGTGGGTAAGTCTCAACTATTATGCACATTACTTATTTCAAGCTTGTTGACCTATAATTATGTGTTGTCAATCTAGTTCAAAGGTTTAGACATTCTATTAGGTCAGTGTAGTTGATATGGATCTTCCCCTTTGTAAATGTATGAAGCAGAATAGACATTCTGTTTGGTAGTGGTCCACCTCTTGAGTTTGTAGTTTAAGGCATCTTCATTGAGTGATATTACTGAACTTGTGGAAGACAGAATTGGGCAATTGGAGAGCAGGAGGATTAGTAAGAGAGCGGAGAATAAATCCTGGGCTGCTTCTATGAAGCCATTGGAGTTCGCTGAGGAGCTTGAGAAG
This DNA window, taken from Quercus robur chromosome 2, dhQueRobu3.1, whole genome shotgun sequence, encodes the following:
- the LOC126715873 gene encoding serine/threonine-protein phosphatase 7 long form homolog; the protein is MEPRIDEELEVLDPGPRERSLLTRQPYHRSEAIWNGEDSGPLTCRGRTKEMANIQMQDNRVIDIIKLLRLEGLFRAPSREIDNCLISALVERWRPETHSFHLPHGEMTITLEDVEVIFGLPIDGDVLVGPTAVVDDGGWRRLCTELLGFTPPNDNKTLVGQRILISRLVEAVAAPLPHDATEMQIHRYARCYMLALIGDKLFMDKSGDRVHLMFLDFMRNLRDPPHYSWGSGCLAWLYRELCRASEKGASQIGGACTLVQYWAWARLPFLCPRIEPPPGCDYGPWPYAPLAFKWVRVPSSKSRPSGMALVHYRELLVTMQPEQIVWQPYEAHFSHLPEFCVAGRDMWTARVPLLCFCIVERHHPDRVLRQFGLAQERPDHVVYDDRLHKIDLRGKVERNWREEHGPYIISWEMRRQQVCRAPPQIGEMPRNHAYYVWYRPVTRKYVDRNSAKLDIMIQSHLALLAMLPEGSQAHNHVRRILNNVAGLGGGPAVNEHANNGDETELAAAATPSTSAAPVSTPTRGHRATTSPSTSAARGRLRPATATPSTSAVRGRGRRATTPRVVTTLEMPPPIPQASPQHEIPSPIPYASPQPEVPSPSPPSQPNFDVSIDQNVTPPILPETPSYPHTGSSAPTPGLYIEQDYPPTTSSSDPLGSPVGIDTVEPHIDVPDLNPPHQASPPRGRPQHSRRAPTCGTGGHKIGHRGPAMHDDDPKVDAPQPPPPHKHYTRAKKHKIGEP